The Brumimicrobium sp. genomic interval TAGTTGATGACTATAAGTTTATATTGAAACATTCTGAATCTCGTTTTTGTTTTGTAGAAAATGATGGCTTGCTGCAATCTGTTTCTGAATTGGCAAATGAAATCCCTTCATTAGAAGAAGTCTTTCATATAAAGTTATGGGGATTCCCTTCAGGAGAGATAGAAAATAGTATGGCTATTGCCGAAATAAAGCAAATACTCCAAGAAGATGATATTGCAACGATTATTTATACTTCTGGAACAGGAGGAGATCCCAAAGGAGTAATGCTGACACATCGCAATATGTTAGCTAGTGTTTTTGGCGGGAGTGAGCGAATACCGGGTTTCCCTGGTTGTCGGGTTCTATCCTTTTTACCTATAAGCCATGTGTATGAACGCATGATGATATATCTCTATATGTACATGGGATATTCTGTGTATTATGCGGAGAGTTTGTTGAAAATAGCAGATAATGTGAAGGAAGTTAAACCACATCTATTTTCTGCAGTACCACGTTTTATAGAAAAGGTTTACGAGAAATTTATTGCAACGGGAGGCCAATTAGGTGGATTTAAGAAAATTATATTCTCATGGAGTATACGAGTAGCTGAGCGTTTTGACTTAGCACATAACTCCTTTTGGTATAAAATCAAACTGTTCTTTGCTCGAAAGTTGGTGTTATCTAAATTTAAACAAGCATTAGGAGGAGAAATCATAACTATATCATCTGCTTCAGCAACGCTCCCGATAGAGATAGCACGTGTGTTTTTTGCTGCGGATATCCCGATAATGGAAGGTTATGGATTAACGGAAACCTCTCCTACTATTTCAGTGAGTTATGCTCCTGATGGACTTAAGCTAGGAACTACTGGCCCAGTCTTAAGTAATATTGAAATTAGAATATCTGAAGAGAGTGAGATATGGGTAAAAGGAGATGCTGTCATGAAAGGTTATTATAAGCTTCCTGAATTATCTCAAGAAGTCTTTACACCTGATGGATGGTTTAAAACAGGAGATTTAGGAGAAATAATAGATGAGAAATTTTTGAAGATAGTAGGTAGAAAGAATACATCTTTTAAATTGTCAAATGGAAAATTTATCCATCCAGAAAAAATAGAGTCACTCCTAGCAAATTCTGTATGGATAGATTATGCACTTATCATAGGAGAAAATGAAAAACAACCCTCAGCCGTTGTGTTTATAGCAGAGGATTATGTAATTGATAGGCTAAAGAAAATGGGAGAATTCGTAGATGATATTTATACAAATAGCAAATTATTGGGGGAATTAAGAGCTTTGATAAATAGTGTAAACAAACAACTGAATTCCTGGGAGAAGATAGCTGATTTTAGGCTGTTACCCATTGTTCCAAACATAGAAAATGGTATGCTGACTCCTACTTTGAAGTTAAAGCGAAGTGTGGTAATCAATTATTTGAAAGCTAAATAGCACCGAAGTTAGTTGTCGGGAAAGTGAAATTTAATGAGTGTTCCTGTTCCTTTACTAATTTCTGAAAATGAAGTAAAAGTAGGAAAGTCAATTAAGAGCATACCACAGGTAGGTAGTACTACATTCTCATTTAAAAGATATGATGCAAGCTCAGAAATTCCATTATTATGTCCAATAAATAGCATGTTATTTGGCTGTTTATTCTCCCAGAAGAATGTAAGTAATTGATTCAACGAGGCAAGATATAATTCATCTTTATAAGTTGCTGTGTCAATAGTTTCTCCTTTGATGATATTCCATGTATCTTTCGTTCTTTGAGCATTCGAGCAGTATATGCTTGCATCATGTAGGAAGTTTAGTGCATCTATTTGTTCTTTTACAAGTAAAGCTTGTCGTCTCCCCACTTCTGAAAGTTTTCTATCAAAATCTTTGCCTGTGGTAGATTTGTTTTCAGCATCGCCATGTCGTAATAAAAGAAGCTTCATCTTTAATAATTTATAAAGTAAATTTCTTATTTTTAAGCGAATATCCAACTGTTAAGGTTCCTTTTTCGTATTACTAATGAAAGTATTTGTGAATAAAGTAATAGATAGACTGAGATTACGTTGAAAGGAAAGGTTGACATACGAAGAGTTAATAATTACATGCACGTTGATACGGACTTATTAAAAGCTTGCATAAAGAATAAACGCAAGGCACAAGAGGAACTTTATAAAGCTTGCTTTAGTTTTCTTATGCCTATATGTCGACGCTATCATCGCAATAATGAAGATGCTCGGTCCATGTATAATCTAGCTTTTGTAAAAATCATTGACAACCTTCCTAAGTTGAATATAGATGAGATTCCATTTGCATCTTGGGCGAAACGAGTGATGACAAATACACTTATTGACGAGTATCGAAAAAATAAAAGATATACGGATAAAGTTGGATTACACGAAGATGAACGTATGTTGGAGTATTTCTCTACACCCATAGAGAATAAAGCTGAAACTAATTTTAATGAAAGTAGCGTTTTACGTTTGTTAGATTATCTGAAGCCTGCAACACGTCAGGTTTTTATGCTATATGTGATAGAGGGATATAATCACAAAGAAATTGGAGAAATTATGGATATGTCGGAAGGAACTTCTAAATGGCATTTATCTATAGCAAGAAAAGAATTGAAAGAAATGATTGAGAAACAGCAGGAAGGTGTTTCTAAGAATGTAGCTATATGAGTAAAGAAGAATTAGATATAGACCGTTTGTTTAGCGATGCAGCTCATGCAGAGAAAGCCCCCCAGTATGACACGGCATATTGGAAGGAGATGAAGGCTGTATTGGATGAAAAAGACGCCAAAAGAAGAGGACTTATTTATTGGAGTATCGCAGGTACTTTAGTCGTGATTCTGTTAATAAGCGGAATTTTTCTTCGTAAAAATAATTTAGCATCAACTCCTGTTACAACACTTCCTACACAATCAAATGAATCACTGCAAAAATCTTCTTCTACAAGCACAAATATACTCGTTGATAAAGAACCAACTACAGAGCAAACTACAACTATAGATGATACACAGCAAACTAGGGTTGCAAAATCGGCATCATCTACTGGAAAAGATATGCATAGCACAAATTTAATACAAAGTTCAACAACATCCTCGGTAATGGAAGCTCCTGTAAATGAATCCTCATCTGCAACAACACCGGCTATAACTAAGGAAGTTCGTACAGAACAGCAAGTTTCGACTACTTTGGATGTCTCTCTGCCTTATACTCCGATATCTGCTCTTTCCAACCAAGCTATTGCAGAGATAATTCCTTCTCAAGCAAAAGAAATCCCTGCGGCTAAATATTTAGTGTTTGCCCGATTAAGTGGAGGTGTAATGGAAAATTACAAGTCCAAACGTGCATTCAAATCAGGAATCTTAGATTTCTCTGTACAGACTGAAATGAAGATAAAATCGTTAAGCTTGAAATTTGGTATTGGGACTCAGTATATCAATCACTCTGATTTAATCTTATCTAAAAGAGAAACCATTATGGAATTAGGAGTGCCTGTTACAAAGCAGCATGATTTAAGTTATCAGAATTTCTGGGATTTATATATTCCTGTAGAATTTGGATATCGCATCAAATCCTCTTCCTTTGGAGTTGGCTTGCAAGCAAATTATTTGATGTCAACAAATATGACTCTAAATCAATATAAGAATCATGCACTGATGAGTACCGAAAAATTTTCTGGACGAACAGATGGATTAAAACGATTCTCTATGCAAGGTTATGTTTGGTTTGAACAACGATTTACACCTCGTTTGAGCGCAGGCTTACGCATAGGAACAAATATCGCTGGTA includes:
- a CDS encoding RNA polymerase sigma factor; this translates as MHVDTDLLKACIKNKRKAQEELYKACFSFLMPICRRYHRNNEDARSMYNLAFVKIIDNLPKLNIDEIPFASWAKRVMTNTLIDEYRKNKRYTDKVGLHEDERMLEYFSTPIENKAETNFNESSVLRLLDYLKPATRQVFMLYVIEGYNHKEIGEIMDMSEGTSKWHLSIARKELKEMIEKQQEGVSKNVAI
- a CDS encoding histidine phosphatase family protein: MKLLLLRHGDAENKSTTGKDFDRKLSEVGRRQALLVKEQIDALNFLHDASIYCSNAQRTKDTWNIIKGETIDTATYKDELYLASLNQLLTFFWENKQPNNMLFIGHNNGISELASYLLNENVVLPTCGMLLIDFPTFTSFSEISKGTGTLIKFHFPDN
- a CDS encoding long-chain fatty acid--CoA ligase, with product MNKIKFLFDIPRFNAQKHPLEKLLLQKEKKEWKAVSSHEFIRLMDAYSERLLSLGVKKGDKIAIMSSACIEWNLLDLAIQQIGGIVIPIFPNMIVDDYKFILKHSESRFCFVENDGLLQSVSELANEIPSLEEVFHIKLWGFPSGEIENSMAIAEIKQILQEDDIATIIYTSGTGGDPKGVMLTHRNMLASVFGGSERIPGFPGCRVLSFLPISHVYERMMIYLYMYMGYSVYYAESLLKIADNVKEVKPHLFSAVPRFIEKVYEKFIATGGQLGGFKKIIFSWSIRVAERFDLAHNSFWYKIKLFFARKLVLSKFKQALGGEIITISSASATLPIEIARVFFAADIPIMEGYGLTETSPTISVSYAPDGLKLGTTGPVLSNIEIRISEESEIWVKGDAVMKGYYKLPELSQEVFTPDGWFKTGDLGEIIDEKFLKIVGRKNTSFKLSNGKFIHPEKIESLLANSVWIDYALIIGENEKQPSAVVFIAEDYVIDRLKKMGEFVDDIYTNSKLLGELRALINSVNKQLNSWEKIADFRLLPIVPNIENGMLTPTLKLKRSVVINYLKAK